The Alkalihalobacillus sp. LMS6 genomic interval TACTGTCCGGAAGAAGAGTTCCTAAAAAGCAAATGGATTCTTTAGTAAATTGTAGCTTTCTTCAAGAAATGTTAGAGGTGTCTTCTAAGAACAACTTTGTTGAACTTAATTATTATCTATTATTACTTGAAGAATCAAGGAATTTAATGATAGATGTTTCTAAAAATAAGCAAAAACCTAGAATGGGATTTGAAAATTAAAAAATAATTGAACTGTATTTCATTTGTAAGTTATTTCTAACAAGTGGAATGCAGTTTCTTTAACCCAGTTCGAAGAAACCAGCGTGTTCTTATCCCTAGACCCAGATCCAGGCGATGAAGACGACATCATTACGCAAAATGGCTATACGTATGCGAATAATAATCCGGTGATGTTAGTTGATCCGGACGGGCATTGGGTATGGCTTGCAGTAAACGCAGGATTTGCGGCATACGATGGATACAAAGCGTATAAAGCAGGTAAGGGCTGGAAAGGCGTTGCTTGGGCAGCCGCATCCAACTTCGGACCAGGAAAAGTATTCAAAGGTGCGAAAAAGGCGTTAGGGTTTGCGAAGAAAGCAGGAAAAAAGAAAAAAATTAAGAATAGTGGTTATTACTCTCAAGTAAAGAGTAATAATTTATCTCCAAGAGGCGCTGGAAAAAGGGGAGCTTTTAGGGAAGCGAAAAGAAGGAGTGGGATACCGGTAAGTTCACAGCCCACTAAAGTTACTGGAGCTAGAGACAAAAGAGGGAACCATATGCCTGGTAAAACTTATCATTTTGGGAAAAAGAAAATTTTATGGCACCCTGCGGGACATTATTATGGAGTTGGCTCAAAACAAAATAGGGGAAGGCATTTTAACGATTCAAAGAAAAATCATTACAATTACTAAACAATAGTAAGTAAGCTATCTAGCTTACTTACTATAATTTAAGGCGGTAGCAATGAAAATATGGACAGAATTTCGGGATCGTATATTTAAAAGCGATGTTTATGTTTTAGGGAATAAGATTTTTACTGAGGAAGATTTTCACGATTATTTAAATGAGGCGGAACAAGTCTTATCAAAGTTTACAAAGGGTTATTCTCTATATGTCATTGTGGACTTAGAAATCGACCGGCCAACAAAAGTTCAGCAAAGAAAAACTATATGGGCATCAATAGAAGATGATTTGGAGCGTTTCATTGATTCTAAAGGTGAAAGTCATTCAACCCTAATTAATGATACGCTTTATTTACGCGGTGTGTTCACTTTTGAAGATTTTTCTTTAATGGATCAGTTAGACTTTATTTTTTCCGACGTCCACACTTACACATTACTTTTCTCTAGAGATCCTTTACATAAAGTTGATACGGACTTAAAAAGACAAATGAGCTGCTTGAAAGATTGCTGTGGTAAGAAATTACCTTCTGGAGATGAATTAACTCTCACTGCCATCACCTATGAAGATGAGTATGATCTAAAGTTAACCTTTGGTCATAACGTACAAGTTGAAGTAGATAGCTTAATAAGACAAACGGATTCGGAACAAATATTTAATATATTGTTAAGAAGTGATCTATATCAAGCTGGAGATGCAATTTCTGTAAACATGATTAAAGGTATAGATTCTATAAATAACTTTCTTTTTCTTAGAGAGGAAGAACGATATATGTATGTTGTTGATATGGCTTCAGAGGATTATGAATGCTATCGCTTGGAAAAAGAGCATATTTTTGATGAATGGGAATTTGTGGGGAGTTTAAATGAATTTATAAAGAAACAAAACTAACCTAAGAAAATTCTTACCATTAAAGCATTTAGAAGAACTGATAATACATTTGTTTCCATCAAAGGATTACGAGACATTTTCAAACATATGTGGTTGGCGCTAAAATCGTCTCATTAAATAAGCGATATGAAGTTACAAAGTCCGCATGAACGTGCGGGCTTTTGTTAATTAAGGTGTTTTTTCACGTACGGCGCCCTTGACCAGCTCATGAGCGAAACGTTACGCGACGGCACGTACAGCTACACGTGGGATGCAGCCGATCAAGTGACAGCGGTCACGAAAAAAGGCGAAACCAAGCCATTCGTCACGTACACATACGATGAAGACGGACGACGAATCCAAAAAGCGGTTGGTACAACGGTTACCAACTACCAATACGACGGTGATAGCCTCAACGTCCTTTATGAAACAAACGGGTCAAACGCCGTGACAAAGTCGTACACGTAATGGCTATGGGAAAAACAATCCGCTGACGTAAGTGAACTTGGATGCTTTGTTAGAGCAGGTTTTCAAAGTAGGAAAGGAACATTATGAAAATCGTATGTTTATTGATTTTTCATAAGGATGAGTCGTATGAATAAAAAGTTGAAAAAGCAACTAGATCGAATTATAGGTAGTGAAGACTACGAGTTAAATGAAGGAGCAACAATTGAACAAATCCATGCTTGGGAAGAATGTCATAAACGCTCTTTACCAGAAACGTATAAAGAACTTCTCTTGACAGGGAACGGTGGAGATTTGGATGGTCTCATACTAGCAGAATTATACGATGAACATAAAGCGTATAACCCAGAAAAAGATCTTTACATTGAGCCTGTTGTTTATTGCAATATAGAAGTGCAGACCTTTGCAACAGAAAAATGCAGAGTCCTGCACTTATTTTAATAAGGGCATAAAAAAAGACTTGCCAGTCACCCCAAGTCCCTCTAACGTAATTGGTGTCGAATCAATTCACGGAGGTAACGGAAGGATGCTAGCAATGTCTGATATTAATTGTATCAAAAATTTGAGAAACAACAAAGGTCTATCAATCTCCCAAATACAGAAAATATTAGGGGTTAACTGGCGTACCGCAAAGAAATATGCAGATGAGGACCAGATTCCTAAAGATACATTAATGCCTAGAAAAGGAATGATGTATGAGGAAGAATGGGGAGAAATGGTCGCAGATTGGTTGTTTGAAGATCAACGATTAAAACGAAAATCTAGAAGGACAAATAAAGAGCTACATAACGAATTGATGAAATATGGGTTTACCGGATCCTATCGAACAGTATGCAATTTTATAAAAGAGTGGAAGAACAGCCATCAAGAAGAAAAGGATAAAGGACATGAAAGGTTAACGCACCCTCCGGGTGAGGCACAGGTGGACTTTGGAGTAATGGAAGCAGTTCAAGACGGGGACTTAGTAGATGTTCGAGCACTGATCATGTCTATGCCTTATAGCAACACTGGCTTTGCCGTACCTCTGCCATCTGAGAATCAAGAATGTTTTTTGTATGGATTGCAGCAGCTGTTTATTCAAGCAGGTGGAGTGCCAAAATCAATAAGAATTGATAACTTAACTCCTGCAGTAAAACAAACCCGATCAAAAATGGAAGAAGCAAAACTAACAGATGAATTTATGCAATTTCAGAATCATTTTGGATTTGAAGTTCAGGTTTGTAATCCGAGAAGTGGCCATGAGAAAGGGAATGTAGAAAATAAGGTGGGCTATATTCGATACAACTTTTTCACCAAGGCACCAGTGATGAGCAGCTTTGAAGATCTAACCTTGAAGTTAAAGGAGCAACTGCATGAAGATCGTAAAAGGCTGCACTATGAGAAAGAAGTTCTAATCCAGGAGTTATGGGAGCAAGAAACCAAGTACTTACTAGCTATGCCCGCAAGGGCATACCCAGTATTCAAAAAAGACTTGGCAAAGGTAAATAAGTACAATGAAGTGAAAATTGACAACTCCCTTATACATGTCCCGCGTGCTTATAACTACAGTCAATTACACTTAATTCTTAGCTGGGAGCAATATAAAGTTGTTTCACCAGACGGTGAAATTCTGTTGGAGGACTTCCGTCCTTACATGAACAAGCGAAAAGCACTCCCGTGGCAATCCATTATAAAAACATGGATTCATAAACCAAGGGTTCTAAACTATTCGCGATATTGTGACTACCTTCCTGGGAGAGTAAAGGAATTTCTACTAACGGACAACCTGCTTATTCGTCGTAAACGTTTAGAATCCCTCTCTACCCTGTTAGTTACTTACGATATGAAACGAATCAATGAAGAGTTTTATGACTTGATTGAGAAAGAACGTTTAAACGGCGATAGCAATCCTTATGAAGTGGATTGGAATCAATATGATGCCCTCACTCCAATTGAGGAGGTGGGCAAATGAGTGATCAGTTACGAAGTAAGTGCAAGACTTTGCGTTTGGCTTACATAGCAGAAATTTATGATCAAATTCCCTTCGAGAATAAGGAGCAATATCTTAATGACTTATTTGACGAAGAACATAAGTTAAGAGAACAAACAAAATCTATCAGATTAATAAAAAAGGCCAAGTTTTTGGATAAGAAAAATCTTCATACCTATGAATGGACAGAACAAATTCGGTTTCCACCTCATACGTCTAAAGAGGAAATATGCAGTTTGAGTTTTATTGAAAAAGGAGAAAACGTTGTATTGGTAGGGTCTCCAGGAACTGGGAAAACCCATCTAGCGACGGGATTGGGAAGGAAAGCGTGTGAAAATGGCTATGAAGTCCGTTTTTACCGTGTAGCTCATTTAGTAGAAGAATTGGAGCAAGCCTTAAGGTTGAATAAGCTCTC includes:
- a CDS encoding SMI1/KNR4 family protein, whose protein sequence is MNKKLKKQLDRIIGSEDYELNEGATIEQIHAWEECHKRSLPETYKELLLTGNGGDLDGLILAELYDEHKAYNPEKDLYIEPVVYCNIEVQTFATEKCRVLHLF
- the istA gene encoding IS21 family transposase; translation: MQQKNAESCTYFNKGIKKDLPVTPSPSNVIGVESIHGGNGRMLAMSDINCIKNLRNNKGLSISQIQKILGVNWRTAKKYADEDQIPKDTLMPRKGMMYEEEWGEMVADWLFEDQRLKRKSRRTNKELHNELMKYGFTGSYRTVCNFIKEWKNSHQEEKDKGHERLTHPPGEAQVDFGVMEAVQDGDLVDVRALIMSMPYSNTGFAVPLPSENQECFLYGLQQLFIQAGGVPKSIRIDNLTPAVKQTRSKMEEAKLTDEFMQFQNHFGFEVQVCNPRSGHEKGNVENKVGYIRYNFFTKAPVMSSFEDLTLKLKEQLHEDRKRLHYEKEVLIQELWEQETKYLLAMPARAYPVFKKDLAKVNKYNEVKIDNSLIHVPRAYNYSQLHLILSWEQYKVVSPDGEILLEDFRPYMNKRKALPWQSIIKTWIHKPRVLNYSRYCDYLPGRVKEFLLTDNLLIRRKRLESLSTLLVTYDMKRINEEFYDLIEKERLNGDSNPYEVDWNQYDALTPIEEVGK
- the istB gene encoding IS21-like element helper ATPase IstB produces the protein MSDQLRSKCKTLRLAYIAEIYDQIPFENKEQYLNDLFDEEHKLREQTKSIRLIKKAKFLDKKNLHTYEWTEQIRFPPHTSKEEICSLSFIEKGENVVLVGSPGTGKTHLATGLGRKACENGYEVRFYRVAHLVEELEQALRLNKLSAFRKKLEKVDLIILDEMGYLPFSKEGSELLFQLISEFYEQKSLIITSNLEFSQWNRIFVDSRLTAALVDRLIHHAHIISYQGESYRLTNALSKRK
- a CDS encoding HNH/endonuclease VII fold putative polymorphic toxin, producing the protein MPVSSQPTKVTGARDKRGNHMPGKTYHFGKKKILWHPAGHYYGVGSKQNRGRHFNDSKKNHYNY